GAGCGATGCATTGGGTGCGGCCCGCCCGACGGCTAGCGCTCTGACACCGCAGCAAGCCCTCCAACACGTCGATGCCGTCTATGAAGCTGCCTACGACTTCCTGCAAACACTTGGCGATGCGGAGAGCGAACGATGACCCGGCATCTCATCCAAGGGCATTTTGGTCCGGGAGATCGGGCAAATCTGGCGGCCGCCGAGCTGGGTGAGAAACCGACACGTTTCGATCTCGTGGCCTACGACAAAGTCCTCGATTTCGGGATTGGCGCGGCGCTCACGGATCTGAAGGCAAAGCATGTCTTCCCGAGCGAGGTCGCACTGGATCTCGCAGTCCTCGCCGCGCAGATTCATGCTGCGGATACGCGCATCTCCCGCGCAACTGAATCTCAGGATGCTTGGACGCGCGAAATCCGCGTCGTCGTCCCCGTAAGCGACGTCACGCGCTGGAATGCCGCCGTCCCGGTCCTGCAACGCATGCTGAGTTTCCTCACAGGCGATCGCTGGACGATTCAATTTCGGCCGCGCCCGTCGAGCTTCGCGCAAATCGTCCCGCAAGCCGACCTAATCGTGCCGCCGTTCACGGGTGTGAGCCTCTTCTCAGGCGGACTGGACAGCTTGATCGGGGCCATAGATCAACTCGAGGCCAAGCGCATCCCGCTGCTCGTCAGTCATGCAGGCGAGCCTGCTGTCAGCAAGGCGCAAGATGACTGCTTCGATCGCCTGAAGAAGCAATACAAGTCGCTTCCTTTCGAGCGGCTCCGTACCTGGATGGCGTTCCCGAAACAGCTCGTTCGAAACGTCGGGTCCGAGGACAGCACGCGCGGCCGATCCTTTCTTTTCTTCGCGCTCGGTGTCTTCGCCGGTACCGGCTTGCGCACCAATTTCGTGATGCATGCGCCCGAGAACGGGCTCATCGCTCTCAATGTTCCACTCGACACCCTCCGTCTTGGCGCCTTGAGCACCCGAACGACCCACCCGTTCTACATCGCTCGCTGGAATGAGCTGCTCGGCATCTTGGGCATTCAAGGACGGATCGAGAACCCATATTGGAACAAGACCAAGGGTGAGATGGTCCGCGGTTGTAGTAATCCAAAGCTATTGGAAGAGCTCGTACCCGAGACGCTGTCATGCGCGTCACCGACGAAGGGACGATGGCAGGGATACCCGACCCAGCATTGCGGCTATTGCCTGCCATGCCTGATACGGCGGGCATCGGTCGCATCCATCAAGGACAAGACGACCTACACCGTCCCCGACCTTCGGGCGCAGGAGTGGGATCCCCTGACGGCGGCTGGCGAGCAAATTCGCTCCTTCCAATATGCTTTTGACCGGTTGACCGCGCGCCCCGGCGTCGAAAAATTCCTCATTCACAAACCGGGTCCATTGAACGACAATCCCGCGGCACTCCGCGAACTGGCCGCGGTCTACAAACGCGGCCTTGAAGAAGTCGGGTCGCTGTTGGCCGGCGTTCGAACTCGTCCCTCTTGAGGACCTCGTGATTTCCAATCTCGTCGACTTCCACTGCCATCTCGATCTCTATCGCAATCACGCTGCCGCTGTCGCCGAGAGTGAACGCCTGAAGATATTCACGCTTGCGGTGACGACCACGCCACGTGCGTGGCCACGTAATCAAGAACTTGCCGCCCCGACCAAGTACGTCCGTGCAGCGCTCGGTCTCCACCCCCAATTGGTGAAAGAACGCGCGCATGAACTTCCCATCTGGCGGGAATACCTGGCACGAGCCCGTTACGTCGGCGAAGTCGGCCTCGACGCGGGACCAGCCTTCTATGCTTCATTCGAAAGTCAGAGAAAGGTTTTTGAAACCGTCCTCCGCGATTGCGCCGACCAAGGCGGGAAGATTCTGACGATCCACAGCGTAAGGGCCGCAAAAGTAGTCATCGACATGATCGAAGCGTTGCTTCCTCCAACACGTGGAGTACCGGTCCTCCACTGGTTTACGGGAAGCAAATCCGACGCAGCCCGCGCGGCCAAGCTAGGGATGTACTTCTCGATCAACCGCGAAATGCTGCGCAACGAGCGACACCGATCGACGGTGATGTCGCTGCCTCTAGATCGGCTCCTAACCGAGACGGACGGTCCGTTTGCCAAAATAGACGGCCGCGATGCCCGTTCAGGCGACGTAGCCATGACCGTCGAAGAACTCGCGCGCTTACGTTCAATGCCAACCGCGGAACTCACCGGTGTGATCGCGGCCAACCTTAAGCGCCTGACTACCACCTAGCAGCCTTGCCGTATGCCAGCCACTAGCTGGAGCCATGTAGCGATCAGATCCAGTATCCTGCGGCGTTTTCTACCTTGTCTATCTCGTTCTTAGGACGACGACCTTTCTGCCACGGAATTCAGCCGAGCAGCTGCAAGGCGCATGGATCGTGAAGAAGCCGAACTCCAAACAGCATTTGATGCGTTAGATCCGGCGAAGGTTCATTTTGCGATACTCGGAGATGAGCGGGCCGATGTTTGTCTTTTGACACGCGGAGCTGAACACCGACGCTTTCTGCTTGAGTTATTTGGTGCCCAGGAAAAGAACAAGCGCTTCCTATTCAGACGTGCGAAGTACGCACATAAGTGCGTAGGCTACGAGCTTGCCAACAGCGCTTTCGGCGTCCGTCTCGCGCCAAGCGCAACCGAGGTATAGTGGCGTCCCATCCGCTTCGCGCGTCACGTTAGGTATCAACTAAGACAGAGAGAGCTAGGTGATGGGACCACAGAATTTGTGTGGCGGAGTTCGCCAACGTTCGTCGGCGCTTATTCAACGGATATTCGACGACTTTTCGAGGTAAGCTTTAAGTCGTTGAAATCATTGGCGCTCCCTAGGGGAATCGAACCCCTGTTTCAGCCTTGAGAGGGTAAAGTCGATCGATGATCATCGTTGAGAGTCCTTCGATGGAGACCTTTCGGATATCAGGCTCGGCTCGCATAAGCAGGCGTTACCGCACCAGTTTCGCACCAGAAACGACCCAACCGAAGCGTAACGAACGCGACCAAATTCAAACAAAAAGTTAGCAAAATCAACGAAGCCAATCGCTATCCCGCCGCTCATAACGGTCTGGTTGCAGGTTCGAGTCCTGCCGGGCCCACCAGTGGAATTAATCATTATGAGCAGAGACTTTCATTTCACCGATTATTGGTCACCGCACCAAAGACGTTTCTCGTTGCCACTCACGGGTCAACAGCCAGGAGGGAGCGACCACGTCGCCCCTCCTCACTGATCGGGACTAACGCGCGAGCTGAGCCTTGATCTCAGCTGACATCTGACGGATCGCAGCCTCCGGCTCGGGATCGGTCAGAATGCCATTTAGCAAGACGAAGTCGTGGATCATACCGTTGTAGCGGGTAGCGATCACTGAAACCCCGGCCTCCTTGAGCTTACGGGCGTAAGCTTCGCCTTCGTCGCGCAGCGGATCGTTCTCCGATGTGATGACCAGCGCCGGCGGAAGCCCGCGCAGTTGTTCAAGGCTGGCGCGCAATGGCGAAACATAAGGGTTGTCGCGCGATGCGGCGTCCGGTGCGTACAAGTCCCAGCCATACTTCATGAAGGCGCGGGCCAAGAACCGACCGGTGCCGAATTCATGGTAGGACTGAGTGTCCACGCTGGCGTCGGTCGCCGGGATCATCAGCACCTGGTGACTGATCTTGGGGCCGCCGCGGTCCCTGGCCATGAGCGTCAGCGCTGCGGTCATGTTGCCGCCGACCGAATTGCCGGCCACCGCGATCCGGCTGCCATCCGCGCCAAACTCTTCGGCATGGCTCGCCACCCACTTCAACACAGCATAGGATTGATTGAGCTGGGTGGGAAACCGCGCCTCGGGCAAGGAGGTGTATTCAACGAACACGCCGATCTGGCCCGAGCCGACGACCAGGTCCCGCAAAAGGCGCTGGTGGTTCTGGAAATTTCCGACAATCCAGACGCCACCATGAATAAACAGCAGCACACCCGGTTTACCGGAGATCTGCTCGGGCTTCATGATGTAGATTTTCACGGTTTGACCATCCTGGGTGATGGTCTGCTCGGTCGTCCTCACCCCCGACATGTCGACCGGGGTCTTATTCTGCAGGCCGGTCAAGATGTCCTGCGGCTTCGGTTGAGGAAGCTCCCAGAAAGGACTTGAGTCCTTGTTGATTTCTTTCAGAAACGCACGAACCTGCGGGGCGATGCGAGGATCGGTTGCGGGATCTGGTGTTGCGGCTTGTGTCGTTTGCGTCATAACCGTCACTCCAAGAAGGATTGCTGAAAAAAGAAGGGTGCGTCGCATGTGTTACCTCTGCCGTTCCGACGGTCGAGCGCGTATCCAGAGCACTTCGAGCGAGTTCCGCGCTGTGTTGACGACTTGTTCGACCGTCCGATGCTCACCGCCACGCGCAAAGTTTAAGCTCGTTTCGCGCGTGAATTCCCTGAGCGTGTGCTGAGAAGTTCTGAGGATTACTCGATCTACTGGGGTCGCCGACTTGACGGAGCAAAGCCCAAAGGCCGTTCACGCGTCGAATGGATGGGAAGTCGATCTGGCCCGGCGCGAGTTGCGGTCCCGAGGTGCCTCCGTGCCGATTGGGAGCCGTGCATTCGAGATCCTCGAAATTCTGGCTCGATCGGGCGGCAAGCTCGTCAGCAAGTACCACCTGATGGAGCGCGTATGGCCCGGCGCGGTCGTGGAGGAAAACACCCTCCAATTTCATATTTCGGCCATCCGAAAGGCGTTTGGCGCCGACCGCGGCCTGCTGAAGACGGTCGCCGGCCGTGGCTATCGCCTGCTGGGACGCTGGAACGTGCTGGAGGCGCCCGAGCCGGAACATCGGTTCGATAACGCTGAACGCAACCCGAAACCGCCATTTCGATCCAATGTGCCGATTGCAGCATCGGCTCTGATCGGCCGAAGCGAACCGCGCCAGCATCTGCTGGATGTCCTGTCGGCTTATCGTGTCGTCACGCTGACCGGGCCAGGCGGAATCGGAAAAAGCGTACTCGCTCTCGAGGTTGCGCGCAGCATCTTTCCGGCGCTTGAGGGCGATTGCTGGATCGTCGAGCTGGCCTCGCTGTCGGACCCGGCACTCGTGCCGGCCGCGGTTTCCGTCGCGCTGGGACTGAGGCTCGCGGGCAGCGTGATTTCCGCCGAATCCGTAGCCCGGGCTCTCGACAGAGAGAGGCTGCTGCTCGTGCTCGACAATTGCGACCACCTCATCAATGCCGCAGCGAAGCTTGCGGAAACGATCGTCCGTCTATGCCCGAATGTGTCCGTGCTCGCGACGAGCCGGGAAATCCTGAGAATCGAGGGCGAGTACGCCTATCGCGTTCCACCGCTCGACGTGCCACCTTTGCGCCAGGACGACGAGGATGTCATTCGCGGGTACAGCGCAATTCAGCTGTTCAATGCCAGACTGATCGCCCTCGATGCCGGCTCGTCGGCGGGCCCTGGAAACCTGCCATTCATTGCCGCGATCTGCCGGCACCTCGACGGCATTCCGCTCGCCATAGAGTTTGCGGCGGCGCGAGTCGCGACGCTGGGACTTCAACAGACGACTGACCTTCTAGATGATCGCTTCAGTCTACTGACAGCCGGCCGCCGAACGGCTCTGCCGAGACACCAGACCCTGCGTGCGGCGCTGGATTGGAGCTACGAATTGCTGCCAGAGGCCGAACGGGCCCTGTTGAGTCGGCTGGCAATTTGCGCCGGCGGGTTCACGCTCGAAGCGGCGACCGCGGTCATGGGCGATCTCGGCGTGACGGCCACCATGGTTGCCGAGGGGATCGCAAGCCTGGTGGCCAAGTCGCTCGTATCCCTGGATGCATCGGCATCGTTCGGCCGCTGGCGACTGCTCGAGACAATTCGGGCCTATGCGCTCGACAAGCTGGCCGAGAGTGGTGAGGGCGAACAGGTTGCTCGTCGGCACGCTGAGTTCTATCGCGATCTGTTTGCACTGGCCGCCGCGGGCCCATCCGTGGACCTCAATGATCTGCCCCGTTACGTTCGAGACATCGACAATATGCGAACGGCGCTGGAATGGGCATTCTCTCGCGACTCGCAAAAAGTCGACATCGGAATCGGACTTGCCGTCGCCGCCGGGCCCGTCCTGCTGGCAACGTCCATGCTGCCCGAATGCTATCGCTGGTCGGAGCAGGCCCTGCTGGTCCTCGACGACACCAGGCGCGGAACGTCCGATGAAATGCGTTTGCAGGCCGCCCTGGGCTATTCGCTGATGTTCACGCGCGGCGGCGGCAACGAGGCGCGCGCGGCTCTGGATAGAAGCCTTTCCATCGCCGAAGTTCGCGGCGATCTAACTTATCAAATGTGGTTGCTCAGCGCGCTGAACATCTTCCACTTTCGAGGCGGCAATCGCGAGCTGACACTGCAATGCGCAAAGCGCAGTCTGGCAGTAGCCGAAGCCCTCGGCGACCCGGCCGCCTTCGCGTTGGCGCATTTCGTGCTGGGGAACTCACTTTACCTGACTGGCGATCTCAGGGGCGCCCAAGCGGAATTTGAGACAGCGATAGAAAACCGGTCACGCGCACAGCGCGCCAGCAAGGTCTACTTCGGCTTTGACGTTGCCGCCCCGGCCGCCATGGGTTTGGCGAGCACACTATGCCTGCAGGGATATCCGCGTCAGGCCACCGAACAAGCGCACCTCATCCTTGAGGATGCCCGTCACATCAAGCACTCGATCACGTTGAGCTTGACTCTAATCCACGCCGTCTTGCTGTTCCTCTGGACGGGCGATCTGGAGACTGCCGAGAAAGTCACGGATTGGTATATCTCCAATGGCCGGGCCCATTCCCTGGCGCTACAGGTGTTGGTCGGGCGTGGTATCAAAGCGCTGCTGGCGATCAGCCGCGGCGATTCTCAAATCGGAGTCGATACCTTGCAGAATTGCGTGCAGGAGCTTCGCGCTGCACGGTACGGGATGATGGCTTCGCCATTCAATCTTTCGCTCACGGAAGGGCTCGCCGCGACCGGCCGATTTGACGAAGCCATGAGCGTGATCAATGACGGCATCCAATTGGTCGAGATGAACGGCGACCTCATTTATATGACCGAGTTGTTGCGGGTGAAAGGCGTTCTTCTTCTCTCAATGCGGCAGCCTGACGTCGAGGAAGCGGAAAGGCTCTTCGACCGTTCGCTCGAACTCAGTCGTCAACAAGGCGCGCGGGCGAGCGAACTGCGGGCCACGGCCGACCTGGCAAAGCTCATGAGCGCTCATGGACGACGCGAGGACGCTCGGATCCTCCTGGAACAAATGATCGCGTGGTTCAAAGGCCAAGACACGGCGGATCTGAAAGCGGCGGAACGCCTCCTGACGACTCTGGAATTGAAGTAGTTGCAGCGGGACGTGAAGATTAAAGCCACGTCGCCTGAGTCCGGTCACAGGCGGCATCGCCACAGCCTCTCCACGCGATCGCAGATTCGGCGGCCCTTCGCGCGAAAGGGCTATGCAGTATGCAAATGTCCTCGCAGCAGCGTTTCTACGCTGGCCGCGATCTCCAGCAAGTGCCGGTCGGCGTTCCTGCGACCGATCAGCATGAGGCCGACGGGAAGACCGTCGAGCGGCAATGGCAGCGAAATCGACGGGCAGTCGAGCAAGTTGGCGATGCGTGGATTGCGCAGGACGAGACCGTTGAGCTCGTGAAATGTCGCATCCTCCGCAACGGAGGAGAGAAGCGGCGCACGGGTCGGCGTCGTCGGCAGGATGAACACCTCGTTGTTGCCGAAGAGCTGTTCGAAGGACCGGATCGCCGCCTGCCGCAGCCGCACCATGCGCACATAGTCCGTGCCGAGGATGCCAGCGCCGGCTTCGATGCGAACCCGCGTTCGGGGATCGACACCGTCCAGCCCGGGCAGGCCCAGACCGCGCAGCGTCGCGCCAACCTCGATTGAGGGAAAAGTGCCGATCTTGTCGATCTCCGCGACATCATCGAGAGCAGACTCGATCGATCCCTCCTCTATCCGCAAGCCACCAGATCGAAGCCGCTCCATGGCGGCCTCGAACGCGCCGAGTACGTCGGGCTCGCAGCGATGAAACAACCGCCCGCGGGCAACGATAAGGCGGAACGTGCCGGGAGGGGCCGGGCGCAGCCGCGATGGCGCGCCTTCACCTGAAAGCACCTGATCAGCCGCAAAGCAATCGGCGACATTCGCGGCGATCGGGCCGATCGTATCGAGGCTCGAGGATAGCGAGAATGCGCCGGCGGTCGGCACGAAACCGCTGGTCGGCTTGAAACCGACCGCGCCCGACAACGCGGCCGGGATTCGGAGAGAACCGCCGGTATCGCTGCCGATGGCGATGTCGGCCATGCCATCGATCACCGACACCACGGCGCCTGATGACGAGCCGCCCGGCACGCGCTCGCGGTCTCGCGGATTGCCTGCCGTTCCATCATGTGGGTTCGTGCCGAGCGCGGAGAAGGCAAATTCTGTCATCTGGGTCTTGCCGATGACGATGGCACCTGCAGCCCGCAGCCGTCTCACGGCTTCAGCGTCCTCAACAGCCGGTGGCAGACGGCGCAACGCGGCCGATCCGGAGCTCGTGACCGTGCCGGCAATGTCGAACAACGCCTTCACCGAAACGATGCGGCCATCGAGCGGGCCGCGAGAGCGACCTGTCGCGGCGCGCCGGTCGGCAGCCTCGGCCTCCCATCGGGCGCTATCCGCGAACACCGCCGTGAAGACGTTCTCGGCTTGCGGCGACTGGATCCGCGCAATTGCCTGCTCCAGCCGCGCAACGGCAGACGGATTTTCTCGATCGCTTGTGGCTGTCATAGAACGGCACCTGAGTGCGACAGTCAGGAGACGACCGGCAGCACATCGACATCGTAGCTGTGCGTCAACCTGCGGCCGAGCACGGGATCATCCAGCTCCATTTCAAAGCGCGTCGCCGGCCGGATGCCACCGATCGCACCGGGCGTCCCACAAAACATCAACGTGCCGGCCGGAAGGGTGGCCGAACCGGTGTGGCGGCGGATGAGATCGCGCGGCGTCCTGAGCGAGGAAACGGGGCTCTCCTGGTAGAGCGTCCGCTTGCCATCGATCGTCGCCCACGAGCGAAGCATCATTTCATCCCAATGCGCCTCGACATCGGCATAAGACCAGAGCCGCGAGCCGACCAGCTTGCCACAGAGCTGCTTCGACAGAGCGATGCCCGACGCCTCCGCCTTGCGATCGGTATGGTCAGATCCGATGCCGACCCAGAGCCCGTCAGCCATGGCGACAATGACGGGCTCGACCTCGCCGGAACTGTCAGGGCCGAGTACGGTGAGGCAGGTATCCTGGGTCAGCGTTTGTGCGGCGACGCGGTAATAAAGCGGCGTCGTCGAGGGGCGCGGAATGCCGAGCGCGGCGAGCTCCTCGATATGGTGCTCGATCGCCGCGGCATCCCTGCCCGCCCAGCCGGCAATGACGAGAGAGTCGATCTCGACGCTGACGCGGTCGGTCCTGTCGTTTGCGAGGCGGTCAAATTGCAGCAGCATGGGAGGGCCTACTCTTGGTCGATGTGGTCAGGATTTCACCGCGCTCGATCTGCAGCGTCGTGTCGGCGATCCGATCGAGCAGCGCCGGCGAGGATTCGGTGATCAGCATGGAAAGGTCCGGACGATGCCTGCGCAGCTCGCCAAGCGTGCGCGCATAGTCCAGCGCGAGGGCCGGCGCCAGGCCCTGGAAGGGTTCGTCGAGCAGCAGAACCTTGCGCGCCACCGTCAGCGCGCGGCCCAGCGCGACCATCTTTCCCTGCCCGCCGGACACGCCGCCCGCGGGCCTGGCGCGCATCACGTGCAGTTCGGGCAGCAGCTGATAGATTTCGTCGAGCCTGCGTGCGATCTCGGCACGATCGAGCTTCAACGCCAGCGCCGGCAGACGGATGTTCTCCTCGACGCTCAACTCCGGAATCAGGCGGCGGTCCTCCGGCGCGTAGCCGATGCCGGCACGGGCGCGCGTGTGGGCAGGCCTGCGGCCGAGATCGTCGGCATCGAGCCGGATCGAACCCTCGTCATGCGCGATGAGCCCCATGATCGCGCGCAGCGTCGTGGTCTTGCCGGCACCGTTGCGGCCGATCAACACAGTCGTCTTGCGCGCGACGATCTCGCAACTGACCGCGCGCAGCACGCGGACGCCCTCGATCGAGACGCTGACCTTGTCGAGACTGAGCATCAGGCAACTCCCACGACGCGCCGGCGGACTTGCGCGTTGCTGAACACCTCGTCGGGCCGCCCCTCAGCCATGATGTTGCCGGCGTTCCACACCAGGACCCGGCTTGCGTAGCGCGCGACCACGTCCATGTCGTGCTCGACGAACAGTGCGGTGATGCGGCGCTGGCGCAGCGCGCCCATCAGGGCCTCCATCAGCGGGAAGCGTTCGAGTGCGCTTACGCCACTGGTCGGCTCGTCGAGCAGCAGGAGGCGCGGCCGCAGCGCCAGCGCAACGGCAATGTCGAGCAACTTGCGATGGCCTTCGGGAAGCGTGCTGCTGATCCGGTCGGCATCGCCAGCGAGACCGACGAGGTCGAGCAGCGCCGTTGCCTCGTCACGTCGCTTCGCGGTCTCGAGCGGCCGGATCGCGCTCCACAGGCCATCCGTTGCCGCCAGCGCCAGCATCATGTTGTCGATCACGCGCTGTGCCGAGAAGAGCTGCGGGATCTGGAATGCGCGGGCGACACCACGGCGCGCGATAGCGCGCGGCGACAGGCGGGTGATGTCGTGACCGTCGAGCAGCACGCTGCCCGATCTCGGACGGATATAGCCCGTGCAGATGTTGAGCAGAGTCGTCTTGCCTGCCCCGTTCGGGCCGATGATCGCGAGGAACTCGCCCTCGTGGATCGCGATGCTGACGTCGTCGGCAGCCTTGACCCCGTTGAACGAGACGTGGAGACCTCTGGCTTCCAGGATGGGACGCGTCATAGGCTCGCCGCCTCCTTGCGCGTGAACAATCCATAGATCCCTTGCGGCATGAACATGATCACGATGATCAGCGTCATGCCCACGATCAAATTCCAGGAATCCGTGACGGTCACAGCCCCACTGTGCAGCAACTCCAGAAACAAGGCGCCGATGAACGCGCCCGGAACACCGCCGATACCGCCAAGCACGGCGATCAGAACGAGGTGACCGGATGCGGTCCAGAACGCGAAATCGGGGACCACGCGACCGATCGCAAAGCCGGCAAGCGCGCCGCCAAGGCCGGCGAGCGCCGCCGAGACGACATAGGCGATCAGCAGCACCGCCCAGACCGGGATGCCCAGATATTCGAGCCGAATCTCGTTGGTATGGACGGCCGAAAGCGCATGCCCGAGCGGGCTGTTCAGGTAGCGCTGCACGGCAAGGCCGACGAGCACCATCAGCCCCAGGCTGAGATAGAACAGCACGTTCTTGAACGCCGGTTCGCCGAGGACGACGCCGAACACAGCCGGCACTGGCACAGGCATGCCGTCGGTGCCGCCGGTGACGCCATACAGCTTGGCGCACAGCGCGTAGAACACCATGGAGACCGCAAGATTCAACATCGCGAAGAAGATCGCGCGATAGCGGACGAGAAACGATCCGGCGACCACGCCGACGAGCGCCCCGGCCAACACCGAGAGGATCAGCAGCAGCGCAAGGTCATTGATGCCGGCGCGCGCCAGGAACGCAACGCCATAGGCGCTCGCGGCGAAGAACATCGCATGACCGATCGAGATCAGCCCGGCGCGAAGCAGCACGGCGACGCCGAGCGCCGCAAAGCCCTTGGCGATCGCTAGAGTCAGGACGAATTGAAGCCAGGGCGCGGCCACAGGCAACAGCGCGAGGACGAGGATCGCCGCGGCGGCAATGATCGTTCGCATCATATCCTCCGCGCCGCCACCGATCCGAACAGCCCGTAGGGACGGATCAGGAGAACGACAAGCATCGCGGCATAGGGCGCGACGGCATCCAGCGACGGCGCCAGATAGATCGCGAGCACGCGCGCCAGGCCGACGATCAGCGAGGCCAGGGCGGCCCCCTCGATCTGTCCGAGACCGCCGATCGCCGCCACGGCAAAAGCAAGCACCATCGTATCGGCTCCGAGCCCCGGGGCGATGCCGGACGTCGGCGTCGCCAGCGCGCCGCCCAATGCTGCCAGGAACACGCCGAGTGAGAGCGCCAGAATGAAGATCCGGTTGGTGTCGATACCAATCGACTGCGCCATCTCGCGATCAGTAACCACGGCCGTGATCAGGCGCCCCAGCCGGGTGTGGTTGATCAAGAGCCGCAGGCCGATGACGACGAGGAACGCCATCCCAACCAGGAGGATCTGGTAGTTGAGATAGACGACGCCACCGATAGAGGTGGTCCCGAGCAATCGCATCGGCGCGTCTTCGTAGAAGGATTGCACGCCAAAGATCACGCGCTGCAGATCCTCCAGGATGAGGAACAGCCCGAACGTGATCAGGATCTGCACGGCCTCCGACTTGCCATAGGTCCAGCGGACCAGCCCCCGTTCGATCAACGGACCGAAGATCGCCGCAACGCACACGGCGCTGAACAGGAGCGCCGCGAACGATAGATAAGGATTGAGCTGCCGGCTCGCGATGAACAGGCAGATCGAGGCCGCGACATAGCCGCCGATCGAATAGAGGCTGCCGTGGGCAACATTGAGGACTCGCAGCACGCTGAAGACGAGCGTCAGGCCGACCGCCGCGAAGAAGATCAACGCGGCGCTCGCGAGGCTGTCCAGCAGCAAGGGGATGATTGCATTCAACATCGGCCTGAGCCTTGCGTTGTTGGCGTCGAGTGAAACGCGATCGCGGGCCTATTTGTAGCTTCCAGGCTTCGGCAGACCTTTTGCGAACTCGGGCTTGAGCGTCGCGATCCAGGCCAGCGGATCCTGGCCCGCCTGCGGCATCAGGCTGTCGCCCTTGTAGCGGACCATGTCGCCGATCACGGGAAACTGCTGCCCCGGCGTCTTCGCGGTGACGCCGACGATCTGGTCGACGAGACCGTCATTGTCGGCGCGCGTCTGCGCGGTGCCGGTCAAGGTCCCGACCTTGCTCCCCTTCATGGCGTCGGCGAGCTCGGCGCGCGTCGGCCATTTGCCGCCGTTCTTCTGCATCGCAGTGTTGTAGGCCGCCTTCACGTAGATCAGCGCGTTGGCCATCTTGATCGACGGGAATACCGGAT
The genomic region above belongs to Bradyrhizobium arachidis and contains:
- a CDS encoding branched-chain amino acid ABC transporter permease, with the translated sequence MRTIIAAAAILVLALLPVAAPWLQFVLTLAIAKGFAALGVAVLLRAGLISIGHAMFFAASAYGVAFLARAGINDLALLLILSVLAGALVGVVAGSFLVRYRAIFFAMLNLAVSMVFYALCAKLYGVTGGTDGMPVPVPAVFGVVLGEPAFKNVLFYLSLGLMVLVGLAVQRYLNSPLGHALSAVHTNEIRLEYLGIPVWAVLLIAYVVSAALAGLGGALAGFAIGRVVPDFAFWTASGHLVLIAVLGGIGGVPGAFIGALFLELLHSGAVTVTDSWNLIVGMTLIIVIMFMPQGIYGLFTRKEAASL
- a CDS encoding branched-chain amino acid ABC transporter permease translates to MLNAIIPLLLDSLASAALIFFAAVGLTLVFSVLRVLNVAHGSLYSIGGYVAASICLFIASRQLNPYLSFAALLFSAVCVAAIFGPLIERGLVRWTYGKSEAVQILITFGLFLILEDLQRVIFGVQSFYEDAPMRLLGTTSIGGVVYLNYQILLVGMAFLVVIGLRLLINHTRLGRLITAVVTDREMAQSIGIDTNRIFILALSLGVFLAALGGALATPTSGIAPGLGADTMVLAFAVAAIGGLGQIEGAALASLIVGLARVLAIYLAPSLDAVAPYAAMLVVLLIRPYGLFGSVAARRI
- a CDS encoding ABC transporter ATP-binding protein, encoding MTRPILEARGLHVSFNGVKAADDVSIAIHEGEFLAIIGPNGAGKTTLLNICTGYIRPRSGSVLLDGHDITRLSPRAIARRGVARAFQIPQLFSAQRVIDNMMLALAATDGLWSAIRPLETAKRRDEATALLDLVGLAGDADRISSTLPEGHRKLLDIAVALALRPRLLLLDEPTSGVSALERFPLMEALMGALRQRRITALFVEHDMDVVARYASRVLVWNAGNIMAEGRPDEVFSNAQVRRRVVGVA
- a CDS encoding ABC transporter ATP-binding protein, which gives rise to MLSLDKVSVSIEGVRVLRAVSCEIVARKTTVLIGRNGAGKTTTLRAIMGLIAHDEGSIRLDADDLGRRPAHTRARAGIGYAPEDRRLIPELSVEENIRLPALALKLDRAEIARRLDEIYQLLPELHVMRARPAGGVSGGQGKMVALGRALTVARKVLLLDEPFQGLAPALALDYARTLGELRRHRPDLSMLITESSPALLDRIADTTLQIERGEILTTSTKSRPSHAAAI